attgactgtgacaaatgacatatgattttgtggggatgtcatgacggaaaaggccccagagggagcccatttaagGGAGAAGATCCCGGAGGGAGCCCGTCAATGGGAGAAGGCACCCGAGGgagtccgacgatcgtatttccacgatGCAGCCTAGTGCCCACCctcatggaccatgtggagctgaagactgacctgtcgaccaaaggataaaagctaatcactttcgaggatcaaacttacgattaaaataattttacgatatatgattaaaagctatttttttaaatgagttatttatgcttaaagctattttaaatgattttactatttatgatttaattatgtgttggaaactaaattccggcgtttgaaaaaatatgaaccaactgaaaatacgaaccaactgatcgagtaaattgaactcagcaactggacttaacaactgaaatcagctgatctaataaagaagactgatcagttgaaaactgatcagttgatatattcagtcgtatgctaagcacccttcaactgaacatgtctcgggaaagaacattcaaccgtcaagagacatagaagattgcaacgccgcacttcaatcaatacagcttagaaaaacacatttcggcgaaagcaattaagatgccgcatcacaataaatgaagcaaacaatgtccaaggaataatcaagtagaaatcaacggatacaaagattcaaattcatctcaagttaccgttggagaaaagaagcttataaatatgacagaagaacagctgaaggaaaaagggagtcaacactattcaaaagcttgttgtcactctgtcaaaatcttatctcactcttacttgatatattcgtagcagttaaggctacaatttgagctcactagcaagttgtaataatcgttgaaattcgatattGCTAaaatcagttacgcactgagaacattctgttaaactaagagtttcagtttttggcagtgttaagtccaaactgaagtgggtcagtacaattcttgtatttgatcaaagtcttttagtggatatcctatccttgagatagaaggggtgacgtaagagtaattaaattctccgaacatccagaaacaacccttgcctactttatttcagtttcgtattctatctttcagtcagttatttttcgcaactactttagtttaactgattgtcattgaccaacaagattccgagaatcagtttgtcaccaaactgaactcaaaattagaaaagaccagttttaactgtgagtgtttattcaacccccccttctaaacactcttgatacgttaatcgatcctatcaaatgatatcagagcggttgaatcttgttcttgaatacttttgatctaaaaacttgccagcatgacttcattcaattTTGGATCcattaaaatctttaataaGATACAACTAGACCATCAATAAATGAATCTCTTAAAACATTTTGACTACTTTCCTTTCAAAATTAGATCTGAGTTTCATTATTGGGCAATTATCCCTTCAAACTTCAAATATTCTCCAATAACTTTGTCCATAACAAACTCAACCCCTTTAAGCTTGAGAAAGGTCAATTTGAAAACTCTTCACTATACCCGTACCCAATTCAATGAATATTACCAGAAGTGTAAATGAATCGAGCCAgctcgaaaaatatttgatttgggttCGAAATTATCAATTCGAGCCCCACTCAAACATGCTTGAACTTTTTTCGAGAAAAATTTGTTTGTACGATGGTTCGCAAGTCGATCGTGAGTTttagtaatataatataattatatattaaataaatatatttcgaACTTTTCGGACATTTATTTGGTAGTAGCTCGCAAACTGTGTCCAATATTTCTAGCCGTGCTCGAACTTGAGCCTTGATTAGAACCGAATTCAAGCAAAAAATATTTGCATTTTCGAGTTTCAAATCGAACTCGAGCTTGAGtcacaatttaatttaaagatacAAATATGCATATTTTAGTGAAGAGAACATGTTAACTAGAACAGGGCATTGGCTTGTATTTGTTGTATTATACTGGCATTTATTGCACCCACACAAAAATAGATAAAGAAAACGAAAGAGGGTGTTGCAGCTAAGAAATGACACTTACTTCTCACTGTagtaaaaacatttaaactgcTGCTCAACTATATGAGTTTCCAAATTTGGTTGCTGAGCCATCATCTAATGACAAAGATATACAAATTGGAAGAGAGAGAGAGGATATGCTAAAGATCAATGAGTAAATAATATGAACCTACATTAGTACCAAGAATGTATTAATAACTCCGAGAAGTTTGAAAATATTAGATTTACCTTGTTTGCAACCTGTTGATAAGCATTATTTGGAAGATAGGCCAAGGTCGTGCCACTGTCAATTATAGTTCCCGTACTAGATCCCGTGTCAAATATATCAGTAGGAAGATCAAGCAACTGACCACCCACGTCAATTTCCTTCAGAGCAACATTATAAAAAGGGTTAATCAAAATTGTAGAgttaatcaataaaaataaatagagGTAATTACTTAAGAAGCTATAACGTGAATAGAACAAACAGTGTTACTGAAAAAATCAATACTGACCAACTTTATCATTTTTCACAGGCTAAATAATAGCTACGGTTGTTGCAGTGGATCTGTGGCAAAAATGGGACAATAACCAACACAATGAATGGTGTGCAGTGTGCCAAAAATTTAGAATAAAACATGGTGATTGCTAGGATGATTTGATCTTGCTGTAGATGGTGAAAAATCTGACTTCTCCCACCTCAGGGAGATCAATGAGACAGGACAGGACCAAATATTTCAACTTTATTCACATGTAATAATACCAATGGTTGAAGGTTACCATCTTTCCAAAGAAAACCTTTTTGACTTTTAGAgaatataatatcatcaggcACCCTTTCATATAAGTTCATAAGCTGTATGAGAAGCTGGACTGTGTAATATAATAGAGCTAAATGCATAATTTTTGGGGCCAGATATAAGATAAAAGGCTTCAAAGCATAGTGATAATGAGATTCTCAATCATATGTATAAATTCAGATTAGCCTTgaggtttttaaataaattctGGACATAAGGTGAGCAACTGCATAGGAGATAGATTCCACTAATAGCTCAAGACACAGATAAAAACAACATAATAAAACATAAACTACAAACATCTTCCATACAACTCCAAtgcagaaaaaagaaaaaaacaaacaagTCATAAAGCCACATACTCATTTTGGAGGAGTTTTGTTCTATTTACTTTTGGCTGAACTACATCTCCAATAGCAAATATGCCACCTCCCTTGTAGCTGTCCAAGCAATGTGAAAACATCCTTTTCACATTTCCAGACGAAGCAAGTTGAGAAAGAACAGAGGTATTTGCTTGTCCAAAACCAATTATTCCATCAACTGCCTCAGAAGATGAACCAAGCTCTCCCGATTGTTTAGCTGAGCACCTATCTCAGATAATACACATGTCAGAGACAGAAAAGGCATGTCATTTAAGTTGCAAGAATCTGACAAGGGAAATGTTGTAAGAAAGAATTCGGGAAGACTCACTTTAGAAGCAAGCACAGAGTACGAACACAATGATGTATAAACACTAAATAAGTGTAAGTAAttccatattttcaaatttcaacCTCTGCAATTATTTCAGGTATATccaaagaagaaaattaagaaattCCCTTCTCCTTGGTGcaaaaaaagttaaaaataaaggaaaatcaaaaacagaaaataaaaaagtttCACAAAATCCAGAATATGTTGAGTTAATTCATGTAATATAACTGGCATTGCTGAAAACACTGATGGTCATCAATCTACTCTTGATCCTATACCTCAAACTCAGTGCAGAGAAACTTTTGCCGTCCCTTAAAAATGTACTGAGCTAATTCCCAGAGCATGACTTAATCTTCCTATGGTAAATATAGAAACAAAATCCTTATCCAAAAGAGAAATACAATTGATTTTTATCCTGCCACTATTGAAAATATGGGTTTAGATATCTAACAAGAACTAGAGCTTATTGCATAGCAACAGGCATGTGTCATTTTTATTACAGGCGTTTGTCTAAGGAAACTATATGCATACTGCAATCTTCTTTCAAATGTGGGAAAGTGACACACTGCACATGATAAGTATTATCATGAAGATACATTATAGACAACTTATATAGAGGACGTATCAGGGGAGGGGATACTCACGAAGATATATCACTATAACTTGATTTATACCATATGTTCAGAGAAGGATTAAATTTTCTGTCTTGTTCTCTTTCATACATCACAAATTTAATTTCTTAGAATAACTTTAATTTATGTGTACATAATATATCATTACCATCTATTTGTGATATAATGGACCCTGAATACTGATAGCGTTCATATAAAAAAACATAACTACAAAATCAATTTCGAGGCACAAAATACGATTCTATAGGAAGTCAAAGATACAGTCACACAGTTCTTAGGTTTCTTTATAAAGCTAAGTTGTACATAAGTAATTGATGTTCATGCATAGCATATAATAAATGTAAAATTGTTATAGTTTCATTATATAATAACTCATTCACATACATCGATAATTAATAATATACACCATTAAAATTACCAGCTTTAACATAAGACTGCCTGAAAAAATCCAACCTTTCTACCTGGCCTCTTGAGATCAATTAGGCACTAAACTTTTTCCTCTATCATAGTACGGACAATAAAATGGATGAAGAACAATGGAAAAACAACTTCATTAAATCAAAAAATCAGGTACTCTCCCTTTTTCATATTTCCCTAATCTACTTTCTCATGCTCTAGTCTTCAATAAAAGCAGGTAAAAATGTATATTGTTACATCATTTTCTTAATTAGAAAGTTGGTCATAGCTACTAAACGTGCCTCCAAAAATATATGCATACATGTTCAATAACAAATTGAGATTGATTCCACAATTTCCACCAAAGTTGAAGCTGTTCCAAACATGTGCTAAAGGTGGTTTAGTGTTTCAATGTGAAAGGTTCGTATTGCAAATAGCTTAGTATAGGATACCTAGTTAATAGCTGATGTAAGATGATGAGAACTGGAAACAATCCCAAAAACCTAACACCAAACTCTGAGATCGAAATATAAAACCCACCCAAATGCTATGGAACCATTCATTGCTGAAGTTTGAAGGTTTCCAATCACTtgatcaaatttaaaataatctctGACAAAGTAACCCTCAGTTCTGCTCCCATCTCCATAGGTAATAGCATATTCACAATTCAATCCAACCTTGCAATCTGAACTAGGACCGCTGAATACAGAAGCACAAAAATCCTGGTCACAAGAGATTGTCTTTCCTGTGGAGGATGCCGTCAAGTCATACTGCTGCAAGGGTATCTGGCAGATGACCACAAATCATAAGCTACACATTCCAGCTCCAAGGTGAAACATAGTTGATTATGAGGTGTACATCAGATTGTGCAAGTGGACAGTCTTAAGAGTTAAGATTCCATATTTAACtgctaaaattttgatttttgagaGAAATTGAATAGAAAAGAGGACAGAACAGGAAAGTAGCCGTACATTAAGCTCACTTTTAGTGGGGCACCTAAGACAGTTACGACAATTCACCCACAAAATATCACTTCCTGTATCAACTTGAACATGATAGTCAACTGGAGGAGTCCCAATTGTTATTTTTGTGTAATAGAGCCTGCACAAATTTATCAAATGAAAACTTTCAAAAACAACAAGCTAACTAGCTGGGGAAAAACAGTCATTAGCAATCTAACTGTTGGACAACTGATACCCATTGGGAAGATACACATAAATTCATAAGACTGCCTTCTAACATAAATGGACAACTAGTGCAAAAGTAAAATTAGGGTTCTTGACCATCAAATGAATCCGTGCTAAAAGAATTGCATAATTGCAGccatttggaaacaaatatcATCTGAAtgcaaaataaaaaagaaataaaatgaaaagaaagaAACAAATATCATTGTTTAGCAATTATGTATATGATATCTTTTCAGTCACCAAATTTATCCATACATGTTTAGTTTTAAAGCATCAAGAATTCAGAAACTTTTTTTTGTCTAAGATATAAAGCTCCTTGGTTGCATGTTTACTTATGTTAATCAGAAAAGGTATGCCAAACCATGATATGTGAAGAAACTAATTGTTGGATCTCAACATTTGAGACCAATTTATCAGGTGCCATTCATATATTTTTGTTATGATATTCGAACATTCTTCCACCCTAATAACACGGTACAGTAGTTACTTTATGGATGGACAGTTTTTCATATCTTCTTTCTATTTGATTAACTGTTCAGCAACTAATCACAATGTGAATAATCACCACTCAAGAAACCAATTGGACTCGAATAACTGATTGATGACTAACCAAACTAGCCTTTCGCAAATTTTGGAAGTAGAGATAATGAATGAAATACATCCCCACATTTTACTCTGATTCCAGGAAcaagaataaaacattttctactTGCAGCAACTGTAATAAATAGACAAAAGAAAAATTTGACCACGCTAAGAAATAATAGGCGATAATCACAAAAAAGCCATTTTCATACATCTGCCTTTTGGACAATCCAAAGGAAAATTCTCTCTTTTTGGGAAGGAAAATTCTGTTTTCTTCTTGACAAGAAtctaactgaacaaggcaaGGGTACACATACTGTGTTCAGATTTTGTATAAAACAAGAAAATACAAGTGACCGGAAATTTTTGGATTCCCTGGCAAGGAAACTATATCTTACATAAATCTCTTAAATCCAGCACATCTATatcttcaatcaaatcaacCATTACTTCATAAAAGTAGTAGTTACTTCATTAATTATATTCTATTCCTATATAAATGTTTCGTCCAATGTAAGTGTACTTGTCTCTTCAGATAAAAACTTACGAGGAAAGTGTGGAACTTGCTTCACAGGATAACAAAAGACAGTCTAACCAACAAGAGCAATTAACCTCTTAAAACTAAATCAAGATAGGAAGTAGGAACAACTGAGAAAATCTCATAAATACACAGAATTCCAAGCCTCAGATTTCGAATTAGAAACAATTCTATCAACagagcaaaaaaaataaaaaagaaatccCGAATTCGACCATGATTCCGTAATACATGCCGAGAAATTCTCAAGAGTATAGAATACCAATGATCATAAACCAGAATCGATCATCCACATGAAGAACAAACATATGTAGGGAACGCGCCCACGCTGAGTCCTCGCATGAGTGCTCGCCCCAAAAGCCCCCAAGCTCGCCGCCTACCCGCTCGCCCCTCGTCGAGCCGCACTGCCGTGCACGCCCAGACGCCCtcacgctcgcccctcgccctgCTGCACGCTCGTCCAAGCTTCTGGCCGTTTGCTCGCCCCTCCCAAGCCCCGGAGCCTTCAAGCTCGCCGACTGCCCATCCATCTGCAAGCTCGCCCGCGCGAGATCGCCCTACCCCTGCAAGGTCGCCCGCGCGAGATCGCCCCTGCCCTTCTCGCCTCGctcgccacgctcgccccttgCCCTTCGTCCGCCAGCTCGCCCCTCGCTCCTCACCCTTCGCCCAGCACCCCGAGCTCGCCCAGCCACCCgcagctcgcccctcgcccaaCGCCCGAGctcgccacgctcgcccctcgcccatCGTCCGccagctcgcccctcgcccttCGCCCAGCGCCCCGAGCTCGCCCAGCCACCTgcagctcgcccctcgcccaaCGCCCGAGctcgccacgctcgcccctcgctCCTCACCCTTCGCCCAGAGCCCCGAGCTCGCCCAGCCACCTGCAACTCGCCCCTCGCCCAAAGGCCGAGCTCGCCCTTCATCTGCCAGCTCGCCCCGACGCCCAAACATgccctcgcccaagcacgcccCTCCCcgcgacctgaccgggcaggtcgatccccgtaattttcgcagcggCAAACATCGTTCGTTAAAgacaaaccaaataaatttttctaacacgGTATATCCTCCACGCCTCCATCTTCAAGGTCCTCTACTAagcttttgaaggaaaataattTTCACTTCACCGCGCccttaactcctctgctaaaatAGTCTTTAGCAGGAAAAGATAAAAACTTCAACCTCttcaccatcaccctctaactcctctgctaggcgacgccttagcaggaaaataaagattctccaccctcaccctctaactcctcttcTAGGcaacgccttagcaggaaaataaaaatttcacctcgtcaccctctgacttctctgctaggcgacgccttagcaggaaaataaaatgtcaccctctgactcctctgctaggcgatgccttagcaggaaaataaagattctccaccctcaccctctaactcctctgctaggcgatgccttagcaggaaaataaaaatttcacctcgtcaccctctgactcctctgctaggcgacgccttagcaggaaaataaagattctccaccctcaccctctaactcctcagcaaggcgacgccttagcaggaaaataaaaatttcacctcgTCAAATTCTGTCTCCTCTGCTacgcgacgccttagcaggaaaataaagattctccacccttaccctctaactcctctgctagtcgacgccttagcaggaaaataaaaatttcacctcgtcaccctctgactcctctgctaggcaacgccttagcaggaaaataaagattctccaccctcaccctctaactcctctgctcgGCGActccttagcaggaaaataaaaattatacctCGTCACTCTCTGACTCCTCTGCtcggcgacgccttagcaggaaaataaagattctccaccctcactctctaactcctctgctaggcgacgtcttagcaggaaaataaaaatttcacctcgtcaccctctgactcctctgcttggcaacgccttagcaggaaaaaaaaatttcagctcgtcaccctctgactcctctgctaggcgaagccttagcaggaaaataaagattctccaccctcaccctctaactcctctgctaggcgacgccttagcaagaaaataaaaatttcacctcgtcaccctctgactcctcttctaggcgacgccttagcaggaaaataaaaattctccaccATCACCCTATTACTCCTCTGTAGTCGACGCCtttgcaggaaaataaaatttcacctcgtcaccctctgactcctctgctaggcgatgccttagcaggaaaataaagattcttcaccctcaccctctaactcctcagcaaggcgacgccttagcaggaaaataaaaatttcacctcgtcaaattctgactcctctgctaggcgacgccttagcagaaaaataaagattctccaccctcaccctctaactcctctactagtcgacgccttagcaggaaaataaaaatttcacctcgtcaccctctgactcctctgctaggcgatgccttagcaggaaaataaagattctccaccctcaccctctaactcctcagcaaggcgacgccttagcaggaaaataaaaatttcacctcgtcaaattctgactcctctgctaggcgacgc
The sequence above is a segment of the Primulina tabacum isolate GXHZ01 chromosome 6, ASM2559414v2, whole genome shotgun sequence genome. Coding sequences within it:
- the LOC142550070 gene encoding uncharacterized protein LOC142550070, which gives rise to MFGRRGELADEGRARPLGEGRVAGGWASSGLWAKGEERGASVASSGVGRGASCRWLGELGALGEGRGASWRTMGEGRAWRARALGEGRAAGGWASSGCWAKGEERGASWRTKGKGRAWRARREGQGRSRAGDLAGVGRSRAGELADGWAVGELEGSGAWEGRANGQKLGRACSRARGEREGVWACTAVRLDEGRAGRRRAWGLLGRALMRGLSVGAFPTYLVVFESFHLINLCRLYYTKITIGTPPVDYHVQVDTGSDILWVNCRNCLRCPTKSELNIPLQQYDLTASSTGKTISCDQDFCASVFSGPSSDCKVGLNCEYAITYGDGSRTEGYFVRDYFKFDQVIGNLQTSAMNGSIAFGCSAKQSGELGSSSEAVDGIIGFGQANTSVLSQLASSGNVKRMFSHCLDSYKGGGIFAIGDVVQPKVNRTKLLQNEKLTWVVSCLIFLLIYLTRDLVREL